The bacterium DNA window TTAAAAACACCGTCGGTAGTATCGGTGTATTGCGGGTGTCCTACCCACGAAATTCTCATTGCAGCACTATCAGTCGTGTCACCGGCAACTGTCCAGAATTCCGAACCATCGTTTGTCGTACTGGCGAAAATCGTTTCCCAGATACCAGATGGATAATGACGATCTAACTCAATTCTTACATAGTCAACCGAGTCGACTGCCATCCACCGCAATTCGCGATTCTGCGCTGCCCACCATACTTCGTTGCCGTTCGGTGAACGCATTGCAATTACTGGCAACGGCACCGCATTGATTAGTGCCTGGGCATTGATAAGCCCAGCTCCTAACTGAAATTCAAATCCGGGATTCAGCGCATCTATGTTGGTGGCAGTCCCTAATACAAATTGTTCTAACCGATCATCAGATAAAGTTGGATTTTTCGACAATGCAAGTGCAGCGACCGATGCTGCATTCGGGCTAGCCATTGAAGTGCCATCCCAACTTTGATAGGCTGCAGGATTGTAAGCGTTGGTCGGTGTCGTCGACCAGATGCTTACACCCGGTGCGCTAATGTCGATCCACTGTCCATAATTCGAGAAATCGGCTTTGATATTACCACCACCGGTTGCAGCAACCGCCATTACACCATTGTAATTCGCGGGATAGCGCGGCGCGGTATTTCCGTTGTTTCCAGCCGCAGCAAATACTAAGCAGTTGGAGGCGCGAGCGTACAATATTGCATTTTGATAATCGGTGTTGGTCGCGGTGCCGCCAAAACTGATGCTGATAATGCGAGCGCCACGGTTTACTGCGTATTGAATTGCCGGCCAGAAGTTATCGGTGAAACCTACGCCAGCAAGACCGCCATTGTAAATACATCCAAATCCGGCACGAAGTCCTAACGTACGGATGTTATAGCTGGCAGCGGGTATACCTACACCGTTGTTGGTGCGGGCGGCAAGGGAACCGCAGACGTGAGTTCCGTGTCCATGAACGTCGGAGGGGGTGTTGTCGGGCGGTCCGTAGTCTTCGCCATCGGCTGCTTGTGCACCGGTAATCTCATCGAACGAGTGGCTAACAAAATCCCAACCGATGACATCGTCGATGAATCCATTCAAATCATCATCGACACCATTGCTATCAACCGCGGTAAAGCGACCGTCGCCATTTAAATCTTCCGCTGTATTCATTTGAAAATTCTGAATCAGATCAGGATGATCATACATGACACCGGTATCGATTGTCACCGCTAACACCGAGTCGACGCCGCGCTGTGCATCCCAAGCCTGACGGCAGTGCATCGAGTCAAGCCCGTACATATTGCCGGTTGTCGCCCAATCGTTCGGAGTATGAAAAGCAAAAGCAATACCAATCGGTTCGGCTTTTTCAATGCCGGGGATATTCGCAATCCGATCTATCAAAGTTTCAATCTCTTGCGTAGTTCTCACAACGGCAAACTTATCATCGATTATACGAAACAGGTATGAACGATCCATTCCTAATTCATGAAAAGCCGGATTGCGTAACGAAATCGGATCATGGGTAAACGATGGTCTTAACATCCGAACGTTATATTCGAGCATGATGCGATCCAGTTCCGTAAGTCCAGTAGGATAGGAAAGGGAACCATCCGGTGCGCGCGTCATCCAACTAATCTGCGCCGGCGTGAACTTCAACCACGCATTATTCGGGCAATAGAGTTGTTCTTCGGCCTGGGCCATCGGAACAAACAACAAAAGCGTTAGGAAAGCCAACACAGGAAAGATCATCGAGTGGGAAGACCGGCACAGTAGAAGAGAGAAATTCGTGCGGTTCAAAGAGTTCATTGAGCGCTCCTTCCGGAAAAAAACAGTGCATCACAGGGTAAGCAAACCAACTTTCCGAAGTCACCAACGGAGTCATGGTATAGGAATATGTCTTCTTGCGTAGCATTAGTCAAGCTAAACTCGTTTTTTTTTCGTTAGTCGTTAAAATCTGTCTCTGCGGGTAATAAACGACAGCACCAGTCGAGTTTCCAGCAATAGAGAGAAACATTGTAAATCAAAAACTGTAGTGAATTGTTTCACAACTATAACATCCTTTCCTTTGTTTTCTTTTGTTTGCAGTGATAGTATTCTTTTGAAAATGTGTGCCGCATCACTTTGGTGAGTAGAGCAGAGCACATTATATTTTATAAGAAATCTATAGCACTTAATTAACGACATTATAACATGTTGTAATATGTTTTATAACAAATCATCATTAATGAGTTGATTCTCCAGAAAAACTGTCTTGGCGAATGACTTGATACTACTCATTGCTTCTACGTATATTGTATTTGTTCACAAGACGAATTTGGCGAAGACGTTTTACGGGAAGCTGTGATTTCGCTCTGGCATGGATTCGATGGGAAGTATTAATATTTTCGAATGATACTTAGACTCCCTGAACTTCCGATCAATCCCGGTTTGTTACAGATGTGTTGATTGATAATTAGTAGTAACGTCAAATCTTGTCGTGTGAGGGACGCTTTGTCGTTGCGGAATCCCTGCACCTGTAACACGTAGGCGGGTATAGCTTTTAAGAACACGATTGGTAGGCTTTGATCATATATAACTGTTCATTCCCCTTTCGTTCGTATAACCGTTAGTTGCCTTGTTTTGAAAGGAGTCAGTAAATGGCACACGATGATAATAAAGTGACAACCGATCAAATAGACCGTTTGATGTCGGCATTTCCTGTTCTCATGTCGGCGATGCACCGTTATGGCGCAAGCTTTGCACGGGAACGGGAACTTTCGGTTGCTCAATTTAAAGCATTGCTGTTACTTGAGCATCATGGTCCGTTGTCGATGAGTGAGTTAGCTCATCTTCTCAGTATTAGCCCCTCCACCGCTTCGTTAACAACTGAGCGGATGGTAAAACACAATTTGGTGAAACGTCGTCACGATCTGCCCGACAAGCGGATGGTTCGTGTACACCTTTCTGCTGCCGGCGCCGCTTATTTGACTGCCCATCGGGAACATGCCCGTGAAGTCTTTAAGCAAACCCTCGAACGGTTACCGAACGACGACCGAAAACGATATGTCGATTCTTGGGAATTCTTAGTAACAACTACCCAAAAAGTAACCGAAGAGTACTTGGCAGGCGAGCGCAAACGTCACGGAATGAAAGACAGCGCAAGCCAACCGGCGTATGACGACGAAGATTAATCGATTGTACCGGTTTTTTAGAAAGTAGACACCCGCGGTGGCGGGTGTCTTTTTTTTATGAAAACAATGTTACCAAACCGACGATTCTCTTCGTATTATTAGCGTGACATTGCGTTAGCACGCCGAGTGGCAGATAACAGGGAAGGAAATGGCGGAACATACCGTTACCAGTGAACAGGAACTTTGGGAAGTGGTCGACGAAATCGAAGCGACCCCGGAGACGCTTGCCCGCATTGCCGATGCGAAAATTGCGTTAGGAAAGCGACTGCTGATTCTCGGCCACCATTACCAACGCGATGAAATCATCGCCTTTGCTGACCGAACTGGAGATAGCTATGGACTATCGGCGTATGCAGCAAAGGAACGTGAAGCTGAATTCATCGTTTTCTGCGGAGTTCACTTCATGGCGGAAACCGCAGATATCCTGACCAGCGACTCGCAAGCGGTTATCCTACCTGACCTTTCCGCCGGTTGCAGTATGGCGGATATGGCTACCCTCAGCCAAGTGAAACGGGCTTTCCGACAAATAAAAGAACTATGCGGCGAAGCGCCGATACCGTTAACATATATGAATTCCTCCGCCGATATCAAAGCGTTCTGCGGGGAACAAAACGGTGCGGTCTGTACGTCGTCAAATGCGGAAGCAGCATTGAAGTGGGCTTGGTTATTGGGTAACCGGATAATATTTTTACCCGATGAACATTTGGGTCGCAATACGGCATTCAAACTGGGAATTCCCTTAGAGGAGATGGTTGTATGGGATCCCTTGCAACCGTATGGCGGCGTAACAAAAAAACAACTTATGGACGCGAAGATTGTGTTATGGCGAGGCTATTGTTCCGTTCATCAACGGTTCCTACCTAACCATATCGACTACTTTCGCGAACAGTTTCCCGATACGAAAGTGATTGTACATCCGGAATGCCGCTTTGAAGTTGTTCAAAAAGCGGACTTTGCCGGTTCGACTGATTATATTATCAAACGCATCGCGAAAGCGGCGGAAGAAGAAAAAGGCTCACGTTGGGCGATTGGAACAGAGCATCATTTGGTGGGACGATTACAAAAACAATACAACGGTATTCTACACATATCCAATTTGGCATTTACTACCTGTAATTGCGCAACGATGTCAAGAATCGACCCGGTGGATCTTGCCGATTCGTTGGAAAAATTGGTACAAGGGGAAATAACTAATCAGATTCGTGTGAATGATTCTGTAAAAAAGTGGTCGCGGGTTGCACTCGACCGAATGTTAACCATTGCAACCGGCAGTTAGCCGCAGAAAACAATTCAGTACCTGATTTTGTAATCGTTTGTGAATAGTTCACCTGTTGAGAAACTTTACTTTCCATTGATCCCTCGGTGAGTTGCGATACCACATGGTATCGTTAGGGAAAACTCTTTACGCCGCCTGACTTTTTCTTCCGTCAGATGATTCCCGATGCACTCTCAGAATTTTCCTGATTGTGAATTGCGTTGTCGTGTACCAAAAATCTGAAATTCCTAAATCGAAAACACAACGAGTAAAAAAAACTCGCCGGATTCTCTTCGATCCATCCGTGATCGATCGGGTAGAAGTTGCGGTTTTAGGTGTGTCGATCAATCGGTTACTACTACGGTGGTTCCAGCGGGAAGGTCGCGATTTACCCTGGCGAAAAAACCGGTCGCCATATGCGGTTTGGGTTAGTGAGGTGATGTTACAACAAACCCGGGTCGCCACGGTGGTTCCCTATTTTGAACGCTGGCTGCAACAGTATCCCGATGTTAACACCTTGGCGAACGCCACAGAACAAGCCGTATTGAAAGCGTGGGAAGGGTTGGGGTATTACACGCGGGCGAAAAATCTTCATCGGGCGGCTCAGATTCTTTGTGAGAAATATGACGGCGAACTACCGGAAACCGAACATGAGTTATTAAAACTGCCTGGCTTAGGCAAATACACTGCGGCGGCAGTTGCGTCATTTGCCTTTCGACAACCTTCCTTAGTCGTCGATGGCAATGTTGCGCGGGTGCTGTCGCGCTGGTTGCAAATTCCGGTCAGTTATACCGAACCGGAAGCGCAAGAGATTTATCGGAAAGTGTTCGCAACCATCGCCCAAGAGGAATCAAAAAATCTTCCGCAGTGGAATGAAGCGATCATGGAATTAGGCGCAATGGTTTGTACGCCAAGTTCACCCGATTGCAAAAACTGTCCAATGAAAAAACAGTGTGGCGCTTTTCGAGCAAACACTGTTTCAATTTTTCCACCGCCGCGAAAAAAAACGGAGGTTCCACATTTTGATATCGCAGTCGGTATTCTATTCGATGAGCAAAAAATACTGATGGGATTGCGAAAACGCGATGGATTACTTGGTGGTTTATGGGAGCTGCCGGGTGGCAAATGCGAACTTAACGAATTTCCGGAAACAGCGGTTGTCCGTGAATTCCGGGAAGAGACCGGTATCACGGTCGAAGTTGTCGATGCCGTGCCGGTTGTGAAGCACGGCTTCACCCATTTCAAAATAACGATGTACCCGTTCGTCCTCCGCCGGGTTGGCGGTGTCGAACAAGCCCATTCCGCGGAACGATTGGAGTGGGTAACGAAAAATCAAATCACTCAGATGCCGCTTCCGAAAGCGACGAAGGAAGTCCTTCGCCGTATTGGATGGGATAATGCTGCAGTACGAGATAACCTCTTTACGAAGGAGCAAAAAACATGATGACCTACGACCCTCAAACGCAAAACAGTACTGAACTGATCGACCGCATCATCGAGCAATCCACTCAGACGCTGGAACTATTAACCAGCGACGATCACGACCAATTAAAAGAACTCTTGATCGCTGCTACCAATACCGTATTAAATTGGCGTCAAAAACCCCTTGAGTTTCATCGTGAGACTGTAATATCCGAAGTCACCGGTTTAGCCTATCGTTTATCGAATGCCTTGTATGAAGAAAGCCAATGGGATGCGTGCGAACGATTATCGTTTTTGTCCTATCAATTAGCCGCCGCCGTCGATTGGCGGGAACGTGCCTTAGGGGCGTTGAAGTTGGCATTGTTGGCGGGAACCTCCCAACAACGGCTTGACGACCTTGACCGCTTGCGCAGCCGTGTCCGGCAACGGATCCGGCGTCTGCTTGGCGTTCAGGCATCGTTTGACCGGTTGCCAAGTGGTATCGATTTGAACCGGTTAGCTGACGACATTGTCTGGAAAATTTGGGATCGGTTGTGGCTTGCTCAAAGTGACGACGATTGCCGCCGAACGTTGTTGCGAAAAAATCTCCGGTTTGGTTGGAACTACACATTCAGTCATGCCGGTCATCCCGCCCGAACGATGTTTCGCGAACAGGCGCGGAGTTTTCTCTCCGGCGATATTGCTGGTCGAATTGCCACCGGTGAGATCGAAGCGGAATGGCGTGATTTATTCGATGAAGAGATGTCGGCGAAGATATCCGAATGGTCAATCACGGTCGATAACGATACTGTAATTGCTCAAATTGGTGGCGTCGCCGAATCGCTGGAAAACCGTTTGACCCGCGGGTTAGAACGTTGGCTCGAATGGTGGCGTCCGTTGAAGACGCTGCGGGAGGGCGACCGCGAAGCGATTGATTTATTCCGCGAAGCGCAACAGAGTTTGTTTGAAGAAGATGCGTTACCGCGTGCGGTCGATACGTTCCGCGCCGCCTTCGATCTTGCTCCAAGCGATTTAGGCGTAAAAGAGTGGTTCGCTTACTCGCTCATTCTTACCCAGGATTATGTTTCCGCCGAGCGGTTGTTGCAACAAATCATCGCCGCCCGCCGCCAGGACTTTGCGACGATTGTTAATCTCGCCGGGATTTATGTTCGTACGGGACGAATGCAGGACGCTGCCGAATTGTTGTGTCCAGTCGAATTATTCGACCGTAATTTGCATCGCCGTCCTTATGTCGCGGCGGTAATGGGTCTACTCCTCTCGCTGAAACGTACCGAGGATTTACCCGCCCGCATCGTCCGGCTGGAAACAGCGGAGTGGTTGCCACTCGGGTTGTTCTATGCAATCCAACACAACACCGATCCGATGATAAAAGATCGATTGCTGCACCGCATCATCGATGAAGCGGGCTTAACAGTCGGTAAAAAAGGGAGTGACCTTTCCGATCCAAACGATGCATTGGTTCCCATCGCACGACTCGAAAAAGATTTCGCTTACTTCCAGACCGAAGGATTACTCGAAGAAGGCATCGCGCATTTCCGTGCTCGTACCGAGCGTTATCCGTGGTTCTGGGCAAATTGGCACTACCTCGGCAAATTAAGCGAAATGACTGGGAACATCGAGGAAGCAAAGTACTCGTTCATGCGGAAAGCGGAAGCGACTGCCTCGAGTAAAGCGCCACAAAAATCGAAACAGGAAAATTGGCATTACTATCTCGAATTCTGTTTCCGGAACGAGTTGTACGACGATTTACGGGTCGGAATTCAAGGGGCTGCCGAAGCGGGGATGGCGGATGCCAAGCTTGCTCGTTACCGCCGCGCACTGCAATCGACCGAACCGACGTCCTATCAAGCGCCGCTCGAGTATAAGCCGTCCATTTATGATGATAGCGATACTGAAGAAGGCGAAGAGTATGTCGCGCCGAATGCGAATGCTGGCTTAATCGGATTCACGTTTGCCGAGCCTTATCCTGAGAATACGGATTGGCGGGTCTATGCGAATCCGGAATGGCATGGCAGCGTTTCGGTACTTCCGGTAAGTAAACAAGACCCCGCTCGTCACGAAGTCGCTGTTCATTGGTCAACCAAAGATGGCACACAGCCCTCATCGGTGACGTTACACTCGGAGAACAGTGGTATCGAAGCCGTGGTCAAATTGTATCGTACTGATCGCTCGCCGGCACCATTAGAGCATCAAGGTCCGGTACGACTCCTCGAATTGTATCACGAAATTCAAAACCGCATCCGCCGCCATCTGGTTACGACACTACCCGGCGAAGTCCTCGCCATCGAAGCTCCTGCTGGCTTTGGCGTGAATACTCTAACGTCCGAAATCGCCGGACTCAGTAACTCGGTGCAATGTCCCATTCACTTGGTTCGTGCACCCGAAGGGACCCTCAGCAGCGAGAAAATCGTAAAGTGGTTACGCGAAGTATCATCGAAGTGCTTTACGAACATCCCGCTTCCCGTTGATCAATCGCCGGCAGGATTCAGCCGATGGATCGAGCAACTTCGCGCGGCGCCCGGCACCCACACCAAGCAAGCAGTAGTGTTGCAAGGATTTGCCGAGCATTGGAACATCGCGACACATGAACAGGTGATGTTACTCACGAGTTTCCTCGACTTGTTACTCAAGCTCACAGATATGCCCGAATTGGTTTGGATCGTTGGCAGTAACGACCTGTTTTACTTGCGGCGCCAACTTCCCCATCCATTCTGGCGGTCGTTGCAGGTGTTGCGGCTCCCCGCCATGAATGAGGACTTGGCAAAACGCTATCAACAGATCTGGTTTGATGAACGCAAAGCGCTCTCTGAAACCGCCTCGACTTTGCTGTACCAACAGAGCGGCGGTTTAGCGGAAATCTACGCGTTACTGTTACGGGAAGCCGCTCGCGATGCGAATGGTTTACAGCAGCAGCGAATTCTTGCCGCGAATGTGTTAAGTGTCGCGAATTGGACCGCATCCGGCGCGACCTATTTCTCCGATTGGGCACGGTTGCAGCTCCCGTCGAATAAAGTAGCGCGGATTGTGCTTGACCGATTGTACCATGGTGAGGCATTCAACGATCACGATCCGGATATCATGTATCTGCGCGAGATTGGAATCGTCACGATTCGTGACAACGTTGTGCAAATATCAACGCCATTATACCGGCCACAATTGGCAGGCGATGAAGTCGCATCCGATCCCACCGAACCGAAATCGCATGCTGTCTTGTTGGTTGATCATGAAAATCTGTTCCTCGGTCTAAAAGACACCGCCGTAAAAAACTCGCGTCCCTGGAACGACCGCGACGGTTCGCGGATCGCCGGGATTGCCCATAAATTGATCGAATGGGTCAAGAAGGAACACAAAATCATTTCCTACCCATTAGCGATTGCGAATTGGGATAACGATCCATTCCTTTATCACATGCGGCCGTATCAGGGTTCCGGGTTTTATACGATGATACCGGAAGGCTCGAAAGAGAACAGCGCCGACTTTATGATTTATCTCGAATGTTCACGTCTCCTGCGCGAACACACGGAGGTGGATACGGTTGTACTTGTGACCGGTGACGGCGATTTCACGATGCTCGTCCGTTCGCTCAAGAGCCAAGGGAAGCGGGTGCGGGTACTGGCGGTGAATGGCAGTACGTCGTTGGCTTTACGCTCCGCGGTCGGCAGCGATTTTCAATTCATCGAACCATTGATTGAGAGTTAATCCAACGCTATGAACGTCAAACTATTCGTACCGTGCTTTGTCGATTGGCTCTTCCCCGACGCCGCTTGGGCATGTGTAAAACTGCTCGAGCGCGCCGGGTGTACAGTACGATTCGATCCGAGGACGACCTGTTGCGGTCAACCGGCATTCAATTCCGGATATCCCGGCGAGGCGGCAAAGGTCGCATCGCAATTGATCCGGTTGTTATCAGAAGACGATTTACCGGTAGTGATTCCCTCCGGTTCCTGTACTTCGATGATTGAAAAACATTATGCGGAGTTACCGCTCTCTGATAATGATAGAATTTTGTGGGAAACGCTGCGCGGGCGAGTTTTTGAATTCACCCAATTCTGGGTTACACAACTACACGCACCGGATTTGTTAACGCCGTTTCCGGGAAAGCTCATGCTGCACCGTTCCTGTCACGGTCTGCGCGAAATTGCGGTAACGCAATACACTGAACAAATTCTCCGCAGCATTCCCGAACTTGAATTGGTGGAAAGCAACGACCGTGACGCTTGCTGTGGGTTTGGTGGAACCTTCTCGGTGAAATTTCCCGAACTCTCGGTTTCAATGGCGGATGCGAAAATTGCTAAAGCCACCGAGCAGAAAGTCGAAGGAATTGTTGCAGGTGATGTTTCCTGTTTGATGCATCTTTCGACCCGGGCGAGCAAACAAGCGAACCCGTTGCGATTTTTTTATGTCGCGGAAGTGATGGCGGGCAGACCATGAGCGAATCGCATTTTCATCCCGAGCGGTTTCCTGCCGCCGCCCGTGCCGCTGTTGCAAATGAGTATTTGCAGCGGGTAT harbors:
- a CDS encoding S8 family serine peptidase, whose protein sequence is MNSLNRTNFSLLLCRSSHSMIFPVLAFLTLLLFVPMAQAEEQLYCPNNAWLKFTPAQISWMTRAPDGSLSYPTGLTELDRIMLEYNVRMLRPSFTHDPISLRNPAFHELGMDRSYLFRIIDDKFAVVRTTQEIETLIDRIANIPGIEKAEPIGIAFAFHTPNDWATTGNMYGLDSMHCRQAWDAQRGVDSVLAVTIDTGVMYDHPDLIQNFQMNTAEDLNGDGRFTAVDSNGVDDDLNGFIDDVIGWDFVSHSFDEITGAQAADGEDYGPPDNTPSDVHGHGTHVCGSLAARTNNGVGIPAASYNIRTLGLRAGFGCIYNGGLAGVGFTDNFWPAIQYAVNRGARIISISFGGTATNTDYQNAILYARASNCLVFAAAGNNGNTAPRYPANYNGVMAVAATGGGNIKADFSNYGQWIDISAPGVSIWSTTPTNAYNPAAYQSWDGTSMASPNAASVAALALSKNPTLSDDRLEQFVLGTATNIDALNPGFEFQLGAGLINAQALINAVPLPVIAMRSPNGNEVWWAAQNRELRWMAVDSVDYVRIELDRHYPSGIWETIFASTTNDGSEFWTVAGDTTDSAAMRISWVGHPQYTDTTDGVFKIKSPWIQVTSPVGGETYRQAIAEDITWMSGGCDSVDVDINRNYPVGTWQTIASNIRNTGIFTWMVTGPASMNARIRVSKHGTLQFSDVSDSNFVLLTPGITMTAPDGGEAWNIGTVHQVNWVSLGTARVNIDIDRNYPSGTWERIVTSAISNGRYNWTVNGPESPNCRIRVSNTNDSTNADTSNASFSVLPSDILIGSPNGGENWTLLTQQTVRWTPLGIPTVRVELNRNYPTGTWEVLSATYPTASGSFTWNVAGTITGAARIRLVSTTNPVQGDTSDANFNIINPSITIVYPNGGESIFQTRIPSLSWSSLGVSGNVRIELNRNYPSGTWETLFASVANDGVQAWPVAGANTTSARLRITSISDPTVIGLSANNFTIADPILHVTSPNGSEVWPINQLRDIRWNSNMGGTVNIYLDRQYPSGQWQLLEYGTPNDGVFPWSVTGPMTSTARIRIVHEFGAAYADTSDSHFVIGTTAVREYRSGTPVAFALDPAAPNPFNPETNLRFAIPLTANVTVAVYNAMGQLVATPLQSELPAGFHSLAWRANNTAGTPLPSGVYFVVVSAGAKWQSSQKILLLR
- the mutY gene encoding A/G-specific adenine glycosylase, with translation MIDRVEVAVLGVSINRLLLRWFQREGRDLPWRKNRSPYAVWVSEVMLQQTRVATVVPYFERWLQQYPDVNTLANATEQAVLKAWEGLGYYTRAKNLHRAAQILCEKYDGELPETEHELLKLPGLGKYTAAAVASFAFRQPSLVVDGNVARVLSRWLQIPVSYTEPEAQEIYRKVFATIAQEESKNLPQWNEAIMELGAMVCTPSSPDCKNCPMKKQCGAFRANTVSIFPPPRKKTEVPHFDIAVGILFDEQKILMGLRKRDGLLGGLWELPGGKCELNEFPETAVVREFREETGITVEVVDAVPVVKHGFTHFKITMYPFVLRRVGGVEQAHSAERLEWVTKNQITQMPLPKATKEVLRRIGWDNAAVRDNLFTKEQKT
- a CDS encoding MarR family transcriptional regulator, which gives rise to MAHDDNKVTTDQIDRLMSAFPVLMSAMHRYGASFARERELSVAQFKALLLLEHHGPLSMSELAHLLSISPSTASLTTERMVKHNLVKRRHDLPDKRMVRVHLSAAGAAYLTAHREHAREVFKQTLERLPNDDRKRYVDSWEFLVTTTQKVTEEYLAGERKRHGMKDSASQPAYDDED
- a CDS encoding (Fe-S)-binding protein gives rise to the protein MNVKLFVPCFVDWLFPDAAWACVKLLERAGCTVRFDPRTTCCGQPAFNSGYPGEAAKVASQLIRLLSEDDLPVVIPSGSCTSMIEKHYAELPLSDNDRILWETLRGRVFEFTQFWVTQLHAPDLLTPFPGKLMLHRSCHGLREIAVTQYTEQILRSIPELELVESNDRDACCGFGGTFSVKFPELSVSMADAKIAKATEQKVEGIVAGDVSCLMHLSTRASKQANPLRFFYVAEVMAGRP
- a CDS encoding NYN domain-containing protein, with translation MMTYDPQTQNSTELIDRIIEQSTQTLELLTSDDHDQLKELLIAATNTVLNWRQKPLEFHRETVISEVTGLAYRLSNALYEESQWDACERLSFLSYQLAAAVDWRERALGALKLALLAGTSQQRLDDLDRLRSRVRQRIRRLLGVQASFDRLPSGIDLNRLADDIVWKIWDRLWLAQSDDDCRRTLLRKNLRFGWNYTFSHAGHPARTMFREQARSFLSGDIAGRIATGEIEAEWRDLFDEEMSAKISEWSITVDNDTVIAQIGGVAESLENRLTRGLERWLEWWRPLKTLREGDREAIDLFREAQQSLFEEDALPRAVDTFRAAFDLAPSDLGVKEWFAYSLILTQDYVSAERLLQQIIAARRQDFATIVNLAGIYVRTGRMQDAAELLCPVELFDRNLHRRPYVAAVMGLLLSLKRTEDLPARIVRLETAEWLPLGLFYAIQHNTDPMIKDRLLHRIIDEAGLTVGKKGSDLSDPNDALVPIARLEKDFAYFQTEGLLEEGIAHFRARTERYPWFWANWHYLGKLSEMTGNIEEAKYSFMRKAEATASSKAPQKSKQENWHYYLEFCFRNELYDDLRVGIQGAAEAGMADAKLARYRRALQSTEPTSYQAPLEYKPSIYDDSDTEEGEEYVAPNANAGLIGFTFAEPYPENTDWRVYANPEWHGSVSVLPVSKQDPARHEVAVHWSTKDGTQPSSVTLHSENSGIEAVVKLYRTDRSPAPLEHQGPVRLLELYHEIQNRIRRHLVTTLPGEVLAIEAPAGFGVNTLTSEIAGLSNSVQCPIHLVRAPEGTLSSEKIVKWLREVSSKCFTNIPLPVDQSPAGFSRWIEQLRAAPGTHTKQAVVLQGFAEHWNIATHEQVMLLTSFLDLLLKLTDMPELVWIVGSNDLFYLRRQLPHPFWRSLQVLRLPAMNEDLAKRYQQIWFDERKALSETASTLLYQQSGGLAEIYALLLREAARDANGLQQQRILAANVLSVANWTASGATYFSDWARLQLPSNKVARIVLDRLYHGEAFNDHDPDIMYLREIGIVTIRDNVVQISTPLYRPQLAGDEVASDPTEPKSHAVLLVDHENLFLGLKDTAVKNSRPWNDRDGSRIAGIAHKLIEWVKKEHKIISYPLAIANWDNDPFLYHMRPYQGSGFYTMIPEGSKENSADFMIYLECSRLLREHTEVDTVVLVTGDGDFTMLVRSLKSQGKRVRVLAVNGSTSLALRSAVGSDFQFIEPLIES
- the nadA gene encoding quinolinate synthase NadA, which gives rise to MAEHTVTSEQELWEVVDEIEATPETLARIADAKIALGKRLLILGHHYQRDEIIAFADRTGDSYGLSAYAAKEREAEFIVFCGVHFMAETADILTSDSQAVILPDLSAGCSMADMATLSQVKRAFRQIKELCGEAPIPLTYMNSSADIKAFCGEQNGAVCTSSNAEAALKWAWLLGNRIIFLPDEHLGRNTAFKLGIPLEEMVVWDPLQPYGGVTKKQLMDAKIVLWRGYCSVHQRFLPNHIDYFREQFPDTKVIVHPECRFEVVQKADFAGSTDYIIKRIAKAAEEEKGSRWAIGTEHHLVGRLQKQYNGILHISNLAFTTCNCATMSRIDPVDLADSLEKLVQGEITNQIRVNDSVKKWSRVALDRMLTIATGS